Below is a genomic region from Flavobacteriales bacterium.
CAGAGCATAGGGCAGATCGCCATAGCGATTGATCAATTCCAACTGTAATCCCTCATGTCCGAATTCATCTTGAAGCTCTTCATATACCTTGCGCATCATGGTCATGGAGATGCTCTTCATCTGTTCTTCAAAGACATAGGTCATGCTAGCGCCTACACTGGGATCCACATAGGAATTGAAGAGATAGAATTTCACATCCTGACCTTCGAACAATCGGATTCCGTACCGGATTGCATGCAGTGAATTCAGCGAGAAATCAGTGGGAAAAAGAATCTTTTTCATGACGTGCTATTAAGATCGATCCATGCCTGCAAGGACTCTGAGAATATACGATTTATCCTACAACTTAGGACTCTTCACAAAACTGGATACTTGCTCGGTGACAGGACAGGTATCAAGTCAAATGCATTCCTGACAAATGTCATATCCGAGTCCGTTCAGAGCATGAACTTTGTTCTGACATGGACCTTACAACTACTGCATATGCATTGCTATTCGTGAGAGTGAGCCTGGGGATACTGTTCCTGTTCCAGGCTATTGACAAGATCTTCACGGTTGGCTTGAAGGAATTCACTTCTACCATCCTATCCGGTATGAAGAAGGATCAGGTACCCCCTGGATTTATTCGATTCTCGGCATATGTGTCTTCCTATATCGAATTGGTGGGCGGGGTCTTCTTGATCCTGGGGCTCTTTCTTCCTGAAGTCTATATCATCTTGGCCTTGAACCTGATCATGGTCATCTTGAGCTTTTCCTACATGCAGGCCCTTTGGGATTTGAAACACGTCTTTCCACGTATGGTCCTATTGGTCTTTCTCATGATCATGTCCCATGAACTGGACCTGTATTCACTCGATCATTTCTTCTTTCATTGAGCTTTCTGGCATAGAGTACATGCTCTATACCGATGATCGGAAGTGAATGATGTCGGGTGGGAATGCTGCATCTAATATGTATCTTTCGATGACCACACCGACTCATTCGTGATACATCATGAAACTTTTTACTGCAGAACAGATCAAGCGCTGGGATCAGGCGACCATAGCTAAAGGCATCCCGTCCATACAGCTCATGGAGCGCGCGGTGAATGCCCTCATCCCTAAAATCCTCACACTGGTCAGCAATCGCTGCTGTGTCGCCTTATTTGCCGGACCCGGTAATAATGGGGGAGATGCATTGGCTTTGAGCCGCCTATTGGTCGAGCGTGGATTCGAGCAGGTGCATACCTATTTGGTGTCTCCAGAAGGCACCGGATTGAGCGAGGACTGCCGGTCCAATCTGGAGCGTACGACACTGGAGTCCACAATAAAGAGCAAGGTGGACATTCCCTCTGTGGAGACATTATCCACCTATGATCTCATCATCGATGGGCTGTTCGGTTCGGGCCTGACCCGGCCCTTGGAAGGCGTGTTTGCCGAAACGGTGAAACGCATCAATGCGGCAGACAGCCGGGTATTCAGTATCGATATTCCCAGTGGCGCATTCAGTGAGCAGGTCAATTCCGATCATCTGGTGGTAGAGGCAGAACATGTCTTGACCTTCCAGATTCCAAAACGCAGCTTTCTCGTTCCCGAATCGAATCGCTACATGAAGGATTTCGAAGTGGTGGATATACATCTCGATCCGGAATACCATGAGCAAGAGCCTTGTGACTGGTACTACCTGCAAGCATCCGATGTGGAAATAGAAGAACGCCAGAAGTTCTCACATAAAGGCCATTACGGTCATGGACTCCTGATGGCCGGAAGTAGAGGTATGTATGGTGCCGCTCAGTTGAGTGCTAGAGCCGCCATGCGGGCAGGATGTGGACTGTTGACGGTACATGCGCCCGCAGAGTCGATGACCATCCTACAGGCTACCCTCCCCGAGGCGATGTTCTCCCCGGATAAACAGATCGATCATATCTCGCGCTTACCGGATATCGATGCATATACCGCCATGGCTGTAGGGCCGGGTCTGGGACAGGCTAAGGACACCATTGGTATGCTGGACGCCTTGCTGGAACGAGCGCCTCAAGGTCTGATACTGGATGCGGATGCACTCAACATCCTGGCGCGTGAAGGTTGGCAAGAGCGGATTCCGGCAGGCAGTATCATCACTCCACATCCCAAGGAATTCGCCAGACTATTCGGTGAGAGTAAAGACTCCTTCGAGGCGCTGGAAAAGCAAAAGGAGATCGCACAGAAGCAGGACATCATCATCATCCGCAAGGGAGCTCACAGCAGTGTGGCCCTACCTGATGGACGTCTGTACTTCAATTCCACTGGGAACCCCTATATGGCCACCGGAGGTATGGGCGATGTGCTCACCGGATTCATCTTGGGGCTTCTCACGCAAGGACTCAGTCCTGAGAAGGCTGCTCTAGCAGGAGTGTACTATCACGGGTCGGCTGGTGACATGGCCCTGCAGAGAAGAAGAGGTGGTCTCTTGCTGAGTACCGATGTCATCGAGGCCTTCAAGCTGTGAGACTCGGTCGATAGATCAGTCTCCATTCTGATAATTATCAGTTTTCATATGTGAGCTTCCCGGGATTTTTGTTGCTGATCTCAGAACATCTATGTCAGCGTCACAGAGCACGCCATGTTATCATTGTGGGGATACCTGCCCCAACAGTCTATATCCGATGGATGACCATTTGTTCTGTTGCAATGGTTGCCGGACGGTCTATTCCATACTGAAGGAAGGCGGACTGGAGCAATTCTATGGCACAGGTGAACGACCCGGGGTCAAGGTGGTAGACATTCCTGCTGAGCGCTATGCCTATCTGGATGAGCCCTCGATCGCAGAGAAATTGTTGCTCTTCCAGGATGATCATCAGGCCAAGGTGCGCTTATACCTGCCGAGTATCCATTGTAGTTCATGCCTATGGCTGCTTGAGAACCTCTACAGGCTGGAGGAGTCCATCCTGGCCGTGAAGGTGGATTTCGCTAAGAAGACAGCCCTTATC
It encodes:
- a CDS encoding DoxX family protein translates to MDLTTTAYALLFVRVSLGILFLFQAIDKIFTVGLKEFTSTILSGMKKDQVPPGFIRFSAYVSSYIELVGGVFLILGLFLPEVYIILALNLIMVILSFSYMQALWDLKHVFPRMVLLVFLMIMSHELDLYSLDHFFFH
- a CDS encoding NAD(P)H-hydrate dehydratase, which translates into the protein MKLFTAEQIKRWDQATIAKGIPSIQLMERAVNALIPKILTLVSNRCCVALFAGPGNNGGDALALSRLLVERGFEQVHTYLVSPEGTGLSEDCRSNLERTTLESTIKSKVDIPSVETLSTYDLIIDGLFGSGLTRPLEGVFAETVKRINAADSRVFSIDIPSGAFSEQVNSDHLVVEAEHVLTFQIPKRSFLVPESNRYMKDFEVVDIHLDPEYHEQEPCDWYYLQASDVEIEERQKFSHKGHYGHGLLMAGSRGMYGAAQLSARAAMRAGCGLLTVHAPAESMTILQATLPEAMFSPDKQIDHISRLPDIDAYTAMAVGPGLGQAKDTIGMLDALLERAPQGLILDADALNILAREGWQERIPAGSIITPHPKEFARLFGESKDSFEALEKQKEIAQKQDIIIIRKGAHSSVALPDGRLYFNSTGNPYMATGGMGDVLTGFILGLLTQGLSPEKAALAGVYYHGSAGDMALQRRRGGLLLSTDVIEAFKL